From a region of the Odoribacter splanchnicus DSM 20712 genome:
- a CDS encoding Crp/Fnr family transcriptional regulator produces MKNELNKHSNIVLPDLGSCYKKLKQTFTNLSDEELKGLLRPDSVKYYKKGELIYAEGTRIKGCYFIYSGIIKIYQTGHEGKEQIIKFDQEGDLFGFRSVIRHEPACTSIETHSEAILCYIPDSVLLNLIRNNSGFAYDMMQIACKELGDSNRYIRDIAQKSVKERLAEILLLIADDFGIEQDGSLKLNITREDLSNFVGTATETVIRLLSDYKNDGLIEVKGRKIKLLNIEKLKTIAGM; encoded by the coding sequence ATGAAAAACGAATTAAACAAACATTCAAATATAGTTTTGCCGGACTTAGGGTCTTGTTACAAAAAACTAAAACAGACCTTTACCAATCTTTCGGACGAAGAATTAAAAGGCCTGCTTCGTCCGGATTCGGTCAAATATTACAAGAAAGGTGAACTGATTTACGCGGAAGGCACAAGAATCAAAGGTTGTTATTTCATATACAGCGGAATCATCAAAATATATCAAACAGGACATGAAGGGAAAGAGCAAATTATCAAATTCGATCAGGAAGGAGACCTCTTCGGCTTCCGTTCAGTCATCCGGCACGAACCTGCTTGCACCTCTATAGAAACACATTCAGAGGCAATTCTATGTTATATACCCGATTCGGTTTTGTTAAACTTAATCCGGAATAATTCAGGTTTTGCCTACGATATGATGCAAATAGCCTGTAAAGAATTGGGCGACTCGAATCGTTACATCCGGGATATTGCACAAAAATCTGTAAAAGAACGCCTGGCCGAGATCTTACTCCTCATTGCAGATGATTTCGGTATCGAACAAGACGGAAGTTTAAAACTGAATATCACCCGTGAAGACCTTAGCAATTTTGTCGGGACAGCGACAGAAACCGTTATTCGTTTACTTTCCGACTACAAAAACGACGGATTGATCGAAGTCAAAGGACGTAAAATAAAATTATTGAATATTGAAAAACTGAAAACGATTGCAGGAATGTAA
- a CDS encoding pyridoxal phosphate-dependent aminotransferase, which produces MLQISEKGKKIPASPIRKLVPYADRAKERGIKVYHLNIGQPDIATPEVALKAVRQMKLPVIEYTASAGNHTLRTKLAGYYQKLGISLTEEDILITTGGSEAILFAFMSTLNEGDEIIIPEPFYANYTAFALMVGAKIKTVTAKIEDNFALPPMSEFEKQITPKTKGIVIVNPNNPTGYLYSPKELEELAKIVKKHELYLYSDEVYRRYCYDGLKHFSVMNLKGIEQNTILFDSMSKRYSECGIRVGAIITKNKAILDAALKFGMARLCPPALGQIAAEASLDTTDEYFESVYHEYIKRRNFMVEALNKMPGVVCPIPKGAFYSIVKLPVDDAEKFAQWLLEEFDYNGQTVMLAPASGFYYTPGLGKNEVRIAYVLKISDLQKAMEILSVALKTYPGKTL; this is translated from the coding sequence ATGTTACAAATCTCAGAAAAAGGAAAAAAAATCCCGGCTTCTCCGATCCGTAAGCTGGTCCCTTATGCAGACCGTGCCAAAGAAAGAGGAATAAAGGTCTATCACCTGAATATCGGACAGCCGGATATCGCTACTCCTGAAGTAGCTTTGAAAGCAGTCCGGCAAATGAAACTTCCTGTAATCGAATATACGGCTTCCGCCGGAAATCATACACTTCGTACCAAATTAGCCGGATATTATCAGAAATTAGGGATCTCCCTGACCGAAGAAGACATACTGATTACTACCGGTGGCTCGGAAGCCATTCTGTTTGCTTTCATGAGCACCTTGAACGAGGGAGATGAAATTATTATACCGGAGCCGTTTTACGCCAATTATACGGCTTTCGCCTTAATGGTCGGAGCCAAAATTAAAACGGTAACAGCAAAAATCGAAGACAATTTCGCCCTTCCACCGATGAGTGAATTTGAAAAACAAATTACACCCAAAACCAAAGGAATTGTAATTGTCAACCCCAATAATCCGACAGGTTATCTATATTCCCCCAAAGAGCTGGAAGAGTTGGCGAAGATTGTAAAAAAACACGAATTATACCTATATTCTGACGAAGTCTACAGACGATATTGTTATGATGGCTTAAAACATTTTTCAGTAATGAATCTGAAAGGAATCGAACAAAACACCATTCTTTTCGATTCCATGTCGAAGCGTTACAGCGAATGCGGTATCCGTGTCGGAGCGATCATCACTAAAAATAAAGCGATATTGGATGCAGCCCTCAAATTCGGCATGGCCCGCCTTTGCCCTCCCGCTTTGGGACAAATTGCAGCCGAAGCCTCTCTGGACACCACCGACGAATATTTTGAAAGCGTCTATCATGAATATATCAAAAGAAGAAACTTCATGGTAGAAGCCTTGAATAAAATGCCGGGAGTGGTTTGTCCTATACCCAAAGGGGCCTTTTATTCCATAGTCAAGTTGCCTGTCGACGACGCTGAAAAATTCGCTCAATGGTTATTGGAAGAATTCGACTATAACGGTCAAACCGTTATGCTCGCCCCTGCCAGCGGCTTCTATTATACTCCCGGATTAGGCAAAAATGAAGTAAGAATAGCTTATGTTCTAAAAATCAGTGATCTTCAAAAAGCGATGGAAATTTTATCCGTAGCTTTAAAGACTTACCCGGGAAAGACATTATAA
- a CDS encoding 1-acyl-sn-glycerol-3-phosphate acyltransferase, with product MTSDSEFNTIRPYCDSEIEAAIERLCKSEEFLTLFTHLTKMDRATIQGALQGIRSRAEFQAKFFGPAIQSLINTTTDGITVSGMELVDKNTSYIFMSNHRDIILDSAILNVLLRQHGNKYTRAAIGSNLLINDWVTDLVKLDSCFVIERDITVREMLTSSALRSKYIREVIEENEDSVWIAEREGRTKNGDDKAQPSLLKMLKMSGPTQFGINFRELHIMPLAISYEWEPCDALKTSELYTKTVGEYIKTPEADMNSMLTGLSDYKGRVHFHIDQLTDQEFDELDQLPSNGDRIEALAGIIDSKIHQNFKLWPNNYIAYDLLHSVNKFKAFYTEEEKKRFIEVMTQKMDKLEGNISLLNNIYLEIYANPVKNQLKL from the coding sequence ATGACATCGGATTCCGAATTTAACACCATCAGACCCTATTGCGATAGCGAAATAGAGGCAGCAATAGAACGTCTATGTAAATCAGAAGAATTTTTGACTCTGTTTACACACCTAACTAAAATGGACCGTGCAACCATACAAGGAGCTTTACAAGGAATTCGAAGCCGTGCGGAATTTCAAGCCAAATTTTTCGGTCCGGCCATCCAATCTCTGATCAATACGACTACAGACGGAATTACAGTATCAGGAATGGAATTGGTCGACAAAAATACTTCTTATATTTTTATGTCCAATCATCGGGATATCATTCTCGATTCAGCCATCCTGAATGTGCTTTTGCGTCAACATGGTAATAAATACACCCGGGCTGCTATAGGAAGTAATCTCCTGATCAACGACTGGGTAACCGATTTGGTCAAATTAGATTCTTGTTTTGTCATAGAGAGAGATATAACAGTGAGAGAAATGCTTACGAGTTCGGCTCTCCGCTCAAAATATATCCGGGAAGTCATCGAAGAAAACGAAGATTCGGTATGGATCGCCGAACGGGAAGGAAGAACTAAAAACGGCGATGATAAAGCCCAACCCAGTCTATTGAAAATGCTGAAGATGAGCGGTCCCACCCAATTCGGGATCAATTTCAGAGAACTACATATCATGCCCCTCGCCATCTCCTACGAATGGGAGCCTTGCGATGCCCTGAAAACCTCGGAATTATATACCAAAACCGTCGGAGAATATATCAAAACTCCCGAAGCCGATATGAACAGTATGCTCACCGGGCTAAGTGACTACAAAGGACGCGTACATTTCCATATCGATCAGCTCACAGATCAGGAATTCGATGAACTGGATCAACTTCCCTCCAATGGAGACAGAATAGAAGCACTCGCCGGAATTATCGATTCTAAAATTCATCAGAATTTCAAGCTTTGGCCGAATAATTACATTGCCTATGATTTATTACATTCGGTAAATAAATTCAAAGCATTCTATACCGAAGAAGAAAAGAAACGTTTTATCGAAGTGATGACTCAAAAAATGGATAAACTGGAAGGGAATATTTCCCTACTGAACAATATTTATCTGGAAATATATGCTAATCCGGTAAAAAATCAATTGAAATTATAA